In Euphorbia lathyris chromosome 10, ddEupLath1.1, whole genome shotgun sequence, a single genomic region encodes these proteins:
- the LOC136210020 gene encoding uncharacterized protein isoform X2, which produces MSNVHSWDERFFYVKIKDGEPLGFPSVWNPRPLHMAGDMRILTDSDEKVAELMKQIKADAWTYADALAFMMSDIPLIRREGDQFIYSKITQFDQGTFHFFMNLDYFNVFFGRGLSKANHALAETRRKFLEAEARKKDQAVNPQTITGKRPAETVVEPPLKKRKPNTTRVPKLIADAMRSARPVGEIAQTAKPDIGGYWSTKLGAQGSFENETILNDLDEALGQVGEVQRNYNQTPGSIHVQKGKTELLSLYARLRTLENELLQNVADKATIERLEKEIAEANSSIASLNAGLASANANLASATAALFLRDEEIKNLKAKIASDAKSHEDALGEAEYTAGVQAFYYGEMLMAYFSLAHPETNFTDPQFAVPEPEDVAKFNKMPDAKEYLRDYVRRWMKGPMEETKPSTTVTLDEVEEVPPEAGEGSIPDQTLPLDHQASAMSKQAAKEDAPIVT; this is translated from the exons ATGTCTAATGTCCATAGCTGGGATGAgagattcttctacgtgaagataaaggatggcGAACCATTGGGTTTTCCTTCAGTCTGGAATCCCAggccgctacatatggcgggtgacatgcgtATCCTAACGGATAGTGACGagaaggtggcggagctcatgaagcaaatcaaggcggatgcatggacgtatgcggatgccttagccttcatgatgagtgatatcccattgattcgtcgggaaggggatcaattcatttactcaaagattacgcaatttgaccaaggtacctttcatttcttcatgaaccttgattattttaatgttttctttggcaggggtttatctaaggccaatcacgctcttgcagagacacgTAGAAAGTTTTtggaggctgaagcacgcaAGAAAGATCAAGCGGTGAATCCTCAGACTATTACTGGCAAACGTCCTGCGGAAACGGTGGTTGAGCCGCCGTTGAAGAAGAGGAAACCTAACACCACTAGGGTTCCCAAGCTTATagcggatgccatgaggtccgccaggcctgttggagaaattgctcag AcggcgaagcccgatattggtGGATATTGGTCCACCAAATTGGGAGCCCAAGGTTCTTTTGAGAATGAAACCATCCTAaatgatctggatgaggccttgggtcaaGTGGGTGAGGTGCAGAGGAACTATAACCAGACTCCTGGTTCAATTCATGTTCAAAAAGGGAAGACGGAGCTCCTTTCG TTGTATGCTCGCCTTCGTACCCTGGAAAATGAGctccttcagaatgtggcggaCAAGGCAACTATCGAGAGgttagagaaagagatagcGGAAGCCAATTCCTCCATCGCTTCTCTTAATGCAGGTCTCGCTTCGGCGAATGCAAACCTTGCCTCTGCCACTGCCGCTTTATTTCTCAGGGATGAGGAGATTAAGAAtttaaaggcaaagattgcctctgatgccaaaagccatgaagacgcccttggagaagctgaatacacggcgGGTGTGCAGGCTTTCTATTatggcgagatgcttatggcgtacttctccttggcgcatcctgagactaACTTCACGGATCCGCAGTTCGCtgtccccgaaccagaagatGTGGCGAAGTTTAATAAAATGCCAGacgctaaggagtacctccgtgattacgttcggagatggatgaaggggcctATGGAGGAAACCAAGCCGTCCACTACTGTCACATTGGATGAGGTTGAGGAGGTGCCCCCTGAGGCGGGTGAAGGATCGATTCCTGATCAGACTCTTCCCCTTGATCACCAAGCAAGCGCCATGAGCAAGCAAGCCGcgaaggaggatgctcccattgttacttag
- the LOC136210020 gene encoding uncharacterized protein isoform X3, with protein MSNVHSWDERFFYVKIKDGEPLGFPSVWNPRPLHMAGDMRILTDSDEKVAELMKQIKADAWTYADALAFMMSDIPLIRREGDQFIYSKITQFDQETRRKFLEAEARKKDQAVNPQTITGKRPAETVVEPPLKKRKPNTTRVPKLIADAMRSARPVGEIAQTAKPDIGGYWSTKLGAQGSFENETILNDLDEALGQVGEVQRNYNQTPGSIHVQKGKTELLSLYARLRTLENELLQNVADKATIERLEKEIAEANSSIASLNAGLASANANLASATAALFLRDEEIKNLKAKIASDAKSHEDALGEAEYTAGVQAFYYGEMLMAYFSLAHPETNFTDPQFAVPEPEDVAKFNKMPDAKEYLRDYVRRWMKGPMEETKPSTTVTLDEVEEVPPEAGEGSIPDQTLPLDHQASAMSKQAAKEDAPIVT; from the exons ATGTCTAATGTCCATAGCTGGGATGAgagattcttctacgtgaagataaaggatggcGAACCATTGGGTTTTCCTTCAGTCTGGAATCCCAggccgctacatatggcgggtgacatgcgtATCCTAACGGATAGTGACGagaaggtggcggagctcatgaagcaaatcaaggcggatgcatggacgtatgcggatgccttagccttcatgatgagtgatatcccattgattcgtcgggaaggggatcaattcatttactcaaagattacgcaatttgaccaag agacacgTAGAAAGTTTTtggaggctgaagcacgcaAGAAAGATCAAGCGGTGAATCCTCAGACTATTACTGGCAAACGTCCTGCGGAAACGGTGGTTGAGCCGCCGTTGAAGAAGAGGAAACCTAACACCACTAGGGTTCCCAAGCTTATagcggatgccatgaggtccgccaggcctgttggagaaattgctcag AcggcgaagcccgatattggtGGATATTGGTCCACCAAATTGGGAGCCCAAGGTTCTTTTGAGAATGAAACCATCCTAaatgatctggatgaggccttgggtcaaGTGGGTGAGGTGCAGAGGAACTATAACCAGACTCCTGGTTCAATTCATGTTCAAAAAGGGAAGACGGAGCTCCTTTCG TTGTATGCTCGCCTTCGTACCCTGGAAAATGAGctccttcagaatgtggcggaCAAGGCAACTATCGAGAGgttagagaaagagatagcGGAAGCCAATTCCTCCATCGCTTCTCTTAATGCAGGTCTCGCTTCGGCGAATGCAAACCTTGCCTCTGCCACTGCCGCTTTATTTCTCAGGGATGAGGAGATTAAGAAtttaaaggcaaagattgcctctgatgccaaaagccatgaagacgcccttggagaagctgaatacacggcgGGTGTGCAGGCTTTCTATTatggcgagatgcttatggcgtacttctccttggcgcatcctgagactaACTTCACGGATCCGCAGTTCGCtgtccccgaaccagaagatGTGGCGAAGTTTAATAAAATGCCAGacgctaaggagtacctccgtgattacgttcggagatggatgaaggggcctATGGAGGAAACCAAGCCGTCCACTACTGTCACATTGGATGAGGTTGAGGAGGTGCCCCCTGAGGCGGGTGAAGGATCGATTCCTGATCAGACTCTTCCCCTTGATCACCAAGCAAGCGCCATGAGCAAGCAAGCCGcgaaggaggatgctcccattgttacttag